The following proteins are co-located in the Bradyrhizobium sp. AZCC 2176 genome:
- a CDS encoding aspartate aminotransferase family protein, translating to MSVADERISTQGMITRRNRLLGPAYRLFYDQPVQFVRGEGVWLQDAAGHRYLDAYNNVASVGHCHPHVVQAIARQAAVLNTHTRYLHETVLDFAEKLLATFPSEIGHVMFTCTGSEANDLAMRVARTCTGGTGFIVTANAYHGVTSALAELSPSLGLSLPEGSHVRLVPAPVSAANAGEILAGHVSDVLEDMRKSGIRPAALLVDTIFSSDGVFADPPGFLRPAVEAVRKEGALFIADEVQPGFGRCGGQMWGFARHGLVPDLVTMGKPMGNGHPVAGMAARPDLLAEFGRRSRYFNTFGGNPVSAAAGIAVIDVIESEGLMQNAQRTGAYLVKLLGQLQARHPLIAEIRGAGLFVGVELRHGGQTGTPAEAEAPRIVNLLRERRVLISSAGPHGNVLKIRPPLVFGTEHADLLVETLDQALAELKVVSEK from the coding sequence ATGTCTGTCGCCGATGAGCGCATTTCGACACAAGGCATGATCACTCGGCGAAACCGTCTGCTCGGGCCGGCGTATCGCCTGTTCTACGATCAGCCGGTGCAGTTCGTCCGCGGCGAAGGCGTCTGGCTCCAAGACGCTGCCGGCCATCGCTATCTGGACGCCTACAACAACGTCGCGTCCGTCGGGCACTGCCACCCGCACGTCGTGCAGGCGATTGCGCGGCAGGCCGCCGTGCTCAACACGCACACCCGCTATCTGCATGAGACCGTGCTTGACTTCGCGGAAAAGCTGCTCGCGACGTTTCCATCCGAGATAGGTCACGTCATGTTCACCTGCACCGGCAGCGAGGCCAACGACCTTGCCATGCGCGTCGCACGGACCTGCACCGGCGGTACCGGCTTCATCGTCACTGCAAACGCCTATCACGGCGTCACCAGCGCGCTGGCCGAACTGTCGCCTTCACTGGGACTTTCGCTTCCAGAAGGCAGTCACGTGCGGCTTGTGCCGGCGCCGGTTTCGGCTGCGAACGCCGGTGAAATCTTAGCTGGTCATGTCAGCGACGTCTTGGAGGACATGAGAAAGAGCGGCATTCGCCCGGCCGCGCTTCTGGTCGACACGATCTTTTCCAGCGATGGCGTGTTCGCCGACCCGCCCGGGTTTCTGCGACCGGCGGTCGAGGCCGTGCGGAAGGAAGGCGCACTTTTCATCGCCGACGAGGTGCAGCCCGGCTTCGGCCGCTGCGGCGGACAGATGTGGGGCTTTGCTCGCCACGGCCTCGTCCCCGATCTCGTCACCATGGGCAAGCCGATGGGAAACGGCCATCCGGTCGCCGGGATGGCGGCGCGCCCGGACTTGCTGGCCGAGTTTGGCCGGCGATCGCGCTACTTCAACACGTTCGGCGGCAACCCGGTGTCCGCCGCTGCCGGTATTGCGGTGATCGACGTGATCGAATCCGAAGGGTTGATGCAGAACGCGCAACGCACCGGCGCCTATCTGGTCAAATTGCTCGGGCAGCTACAGGCGCGACATCCATTGATCGCGGAAATCCGCGGTGCCGGCCTATTCGTCGGCGTCGAACTGCGGCACGGCGGACAAACGGGAACGCCTGCCGAAGCGGAGGCGCCGCGCATCGTGAACTTGCTGCGTGAACGGCGCGTGCTGATCAGCTCGGCCGGCCCGCACGGCAACGTGCTCAAGATCCGGCCGCCGCTGGTGTTCGGCACGGAGCATGCTGACCTGCTGGTCGAGACGCTCGACCAAGCGCTGGCGGAACTAAAGGTGGTGTCGGAGAAGTAA
- a CDS encoding alpha/beta fold hydrolase — protein sequence MTAEPAEFFYESQGLRLHYVDWGNEAAPPLVLVHGGLDHCRNWDAIARELQPHFHIVAPDLRGHGDSEWARGSSYSLVDHVYDLTRLMRVAELQDAAIVGHSMGGMVALAYAGTYPAQVSRLGVLDGAFLSGSQPAPIAEQMSRWIDQLDRISEYQPSAFQTIEEAAKRLSARNKRLTPALALHLAQHGVREGADGLYRWKFDHYQRARAPYRLSVDDYAALWSRITCPTLLMWGDESFLPDPESLLTHLNGAELQKIAGAGHWLHHDRLDVVLASLRRFLDASQPA from the coding sequence ATGACGGCCGAACCGGCAGAGTTTTTCTACGAGTCCCAGGGGCTGCGGTTGCACTATGTCGACTGGGGCAATGAAGCCGCGCCACCCCTGGTCCTGGTCCATGGCGGGCTCGACCATTGCCGCAACTGGGATGCGATCGCGCGGGAATTGCAGCCGCATTTCCATATCGTGGCTCCCGACCTTCGCGGGCACGGCGATTCCGAATGGGCGCGGGGAAGCAGCTACAGCCTGGTCGATCATGTCTATGACCTGACCCGGCTGATGCGCGTTGCTGAGTTGCAGGATGCAGCCATTGTCGGTCACTCGATGGGTGGGATGGTCGCGCTGGCCTATGCCGGAACCTACCCGGCGCAGGTCTCGCGCCTTGGCGTGCTGGACGGCGCCTTCCTGTCAGGCTCGCAACCGGCGCCGATCGCCGAACAGATGTCGCGCTGGATCGACCAGCTCGACCGTATCTCGGAATATCAACCGAGCGCGTTCCAGACGATCGAGGAGGCGGCAAAGCGATTATCGGCGCGCAACAAACGCCTGACACCGGCGCTGGCGCTTCATCTGGCGCAGCACGGCGTCCGCGAGGGCGCCGACGGCCTCTATCGCTGGAAGTTCGACCATTATCAGCGAGCGAGGGCGCCGTATCGGCTGTCGGTGGATGATTACGCCGCGTTGTGGTCGCGCATCACCTGTCCAACGCTGTTGATGTGGGGCGACGAAAGCTTTCTTCCCGATCCTGAAAGTTTGCTCACGCACTTGAACGGAGCCGAATTGCAAAAGATCGCGGGCGCCGGACATTGGCTCCATCATGACCGGCTCGATGTGGTCCTCGCATCGCTGCGACGATTTCTCGATGCGTCACAGCCTGCATAA
- a CDS encoding hydroxyacid dehydrogenase: protein MTVNNKRVFYVKYLAHEIYIDILKARADVRLDRLENESPDAVAAPILSAAHAYQVGAARDEIAKHFHVGRDLLKRAPNLLIVSSNGAGFDPVDVDACTAAGVLVVNQSGGNANSVAEHALGMLLTLSKRILESDRALRRQANVNRNALIGNEAQGKTIGIVGIGNVGRRIAELCNGLLHMKVIAYDPYLTAEEIAARGGEKVELHDLMRRSDFVSISCPLTKDNRRMIGAREFALMQPHAFFITTARGFIHDEEALYEALRDKRIAGAGLDVWDKEPPPPEHPLLQFDNVLASPHTAGVTKEARMNMGKIAAEQILDALDGKRPPRIVNPEVWPDYVKRFERAFGFAPK from the coding sequence ATGACCGTCAACAACAAGCGCGTGTTCTACGTCAAATATCTCGCCCACGAGATCTATATCGATATTCTGAAAGCGCGCGCCGACGTTCGGCTCGACCGGCTGGAGAACGAAAGTCCCGATGCCGTCGCCGCGCCAATATTGTCGGCCGCGCATGCCTATCAGGTCGGAGCGGCGCGCGACGAGATCGCAAAACATTTCCATGTCGGTCGGGATTTGCTGAAGCGGGCGCCGAACCTCCTGATTGTGTCGTCGAACGGCGCGGGCTTCGACCCCGTTGATGTCGATGCCTGCACGGCGGCCGGCGTGCTCGTCGTCAATCAATCCGGCGGCAACGCCAATTCGGTTGCCGAACATGCGCTCGGCATGCTGCTGACGCTGTCCAAGCGCATTCTCGAATCCGACCGCGCGCTGCGCCGCCAGGCCAACGTCAATCGGAACGCCCTGATCGGCAACGAGGCGCAGGGAAAGACCATCGGCATCGTCGGGATCGGCAATGTCGGCCGCCGTATCGCCGAGCTCTGCAACGGCCTGCTGCATATGAAGGTGATTGCCTACGATCCCTATCTGACCGCGGAAGAAATCGCCGCCCGTGGCGGCGAAAAGGTTGAGCTTCACGATCTGATGCGCCGCTCGGACTTCGTCTCGATCTCATGCCCCCTGACCAAGGACAATCGCCGCATGATCGGCGCCCGCGAGTTCGCGCTGATGCAGCCGCACGCATTTTTCATCACCACCGCGCGCGGCTTCATTCACGATGAGGAAGCGCTGTACGAGGCGTTGCGCGACAAGCGGATTGCGGGCGCCGGTCTGGATGTCTGGGACAAGGAGCCGCCGCCGCCGGAGCATCCGCTGCTGCAGTTCGACAATGTGCTGGCGAGCCCGCACACGGCAGGCGTCACCAAGGAAGCGCGCATGAACATGGGCAAGATCGCCGCCGAACAGATTCTCGATGCGCTCGACGGCAAGCGGCCGCCGCGCATCGTCAATCCCGAAGTGTGGCCCGATTACGTCAAGCGCTTCGAGCGGGCGTTTGGGTTTGCGCCGAAATAG